From a region of the Geothrix sp. 21YS21S-2 genome:
- a CDS encoding ABC transporter ATP-binding protein codes for MIAAEGLGKRFGDTWALRDLSLRVPEGAFLAVLGRNGAGKTTLVRLLTGQLRATEGSVRVAGLDPAGAPLELRRMVGVMPEEGALLEDLGGAQYLQFVGRLHGLGREVLAERVAELEACLEVGFGPRPIRDYSYGMKKKLAFSAALLHGPRLVFLDEPFEGLDPSVVRSLLAALGQLRDRGVTVVMTSHQLSLAERLATRILLVEEGRLLVDGAAGDVLGPDEDLEGLFLRLVGRGRAGRLSWI; via the coding sequence ATGATCGCAGCGGAGGGGCTCGGCAAGCGGTTCGGCGACACCTGGGCCCTCCGGGACCTGAGCCTCCGGGTCCCGGAGGGCGCCTTCCTGGCGGTGCTGGGCCGCAACGGCGCGGGCAAGACGACCCTGGTGCGGCTGCTCACGGGCCAGCTGCGCGCCACGGAGGGCTCGGTGCGGGTGGCGGGGCTCGATCCCGCCGGAGCGCCCCTGGAGCTGCGGCGAATGGTCGGCGTCATGCCCGAGGAGGGCGCCCTCCTGGAGGACCTCGGGGGCGCCCAGTACCTGCAGTTCGTGGGCCGCCTCCACGGACTGGGCCGGGAGGTCCTGGCGGAGCGCGTCGCGGAGCTGGAGGCCTGCCTGGAAGTGGGCTTCGGGCCCCGGCCCATCCGGGACTACAGCTACGGCATGAAGAAGAAGCTGGCGTTCTCGGCGGCCCTCCTCCACGGGCCGCGCCTGGTCTTCCTGGACGAACCCTTCGAGGGGCTGGACCCGTCCGTCGTGCGCAGCCTCCTGGCGGCCCTGGGGCAGCTGCGGGACCGGGGGGTCACGGTGGTCATGACCAGCCATCAGCTGAGCCTCGCGGAGCGTCTGGCCACACGGATCCTGCTGGTGGAGGAGGGGCGCCTCCTGGTGGACGGCGCCGCCGGAGACGTGCTGGGCCCCGACGAGGACCTGGAGGGCCTCTTCCTGCGCCTGGTGGGGCGCGGCCGGGCCGGGCGGCTCTCGTGGATCTGA
- the asd gene encoding aspartate-semialdehyde dehydrogenase, with protein MNRIPVTVLGATGVVGQRFVRRLLNHPMFEVVCIAASDRSAGKRYRDACEWRLDGEPYGGLGDQVLVPSDPAEALSPIVFSALDNAPAREIEPAFARAGGHVFSNAASFRMDPDVPLLVPEVNPGHLALLDSQRSRRDWKGSILTNPNCTTTVLVMALAPLHEAFGVETVIMTSMQAVSGAGYPGVPSLDILGNIIPYIGGEEGKVEIETGRLLGKVEGGLAVSDPMTVSALCYRAPVIDGHTESVSVRLRGNPTPDQVREALAAWKPLPQRLGLPSAPEVPIRIHVAENRPQVRRDVEMDGGMSVHVGRIRPCNVLGIKFSLLGHNTERGAAGGSVLNAELAVAQDFVS; from the coding sequence ATGAACCGCATCCCCGTCACCGTCCTTGGCGCCACCGGCGTCGTCGGCCAGCGCTTCGTGCGCCGCCTCCTGAACCACCCCATGTTCGAAGTGGTGTGCATCGCCGCCAGCGACCGCAGCGCCGGCAAGCGGTACCGGGACGCCTGCGAATGGCGCCTGGACGGCGAGCCCTACGGCGGCCTCGGGGACCAGGTGCTGGTGCCCTCCGACCCCGCCGAGGCCCTCTCCCCCATCGTCTTCAGCGCGCTCGACAACGCTCCCGCCAGGGAGATCGAGCCCGCCTTCGCCCGCGCCGGGGGCCACGTCTTCAGCAACGCGGCGTCCTTCCGCATGGACCCGGACGTGCCCCTGCTGGTGCCGGAAGTCAACCCCGGCCACCTGGCCCTGCTCGATTCCCAGCGCTCGCGGAGGGACTGGAAGGGCAGCATCCTCACCAACCCCAACTGCACCACCACCGTCCTGGTGATGGCCCTGGCCCCGCTGCACGAGGCCTTCGGCGTGGAGACGGTGATCATGACCTCCATGCAGGCCGTGAGCGGCGCCGGCTACCCCGGCGTGCCCAGCCTGGACATCCTGGGCAACATCATCCCCTACATCGGCGGCGAGGAGGGCAAGGTCGAGATCGAGACCGGGCGGCTCCTGGGCAAGGTGGAAGGCGGCCTCGCCGTGTCCGATCCCATGACGGTCTCGGCCCTGTGCTACCGCGCCCCGGTCATCGACGGGCACACCGAGAGCGTGAGCGTGCGCCTCCGGGGGAACCCCACCCCCGACCAGGTGCGCGAGGCCCTGGCGGCCTGGAAGCCCCTGCCCCAGCGCCTGGGCCTGCCCAGCGCCCCCGAGGTCCCCATCCGGATCCACGTGGCCGAGAACCGGCCCCAGGTGCGCAGGGACGTGGAGATGGACGGCGGCATGAGCGTCCACGTGGGCCGCATCCGCCCCTGCAACGTCCTGGGCATCAAGTTCTCGCTCCTGGGCCACAACACGGAGCGCGGCGCCGCCGGGGGCTCGGTGCTCAACGCGGAGCTGGCCGTGGCGCAGGACTTCGTGTCCTAG